The following proteins come from a genomic window of Nostoc sp. TCL26-01:
- a CDS encoding alkaline phosphatase family protein translates to MTDTNGNAKNVIIFVADGLRHGSVNPVDTPTLYSIRQQGVSFTNSHSLFPTFTTPNASAIATGHYLGDTGDFSNTIYSGFPTPNANGSVTPFIENNAVLGDIDEKFPGNNFLDEDSLLSYARSQGFNTAAIGKLGPVAIQDVTQVNREGGTAGNIPIPKTVIIDDRTGAAPNPVTGSPQAVPLDPDIIARLQAAGLPTTTPSRGANGVSGNNTTPGTTVANVDQQKFFIDATTKAVLPEFQDEGQPFALVYWSRDPDGSQHNQGDSLNSLTPGINGDTSKAGVKNADDNLKQLLDYLKSTGLDKTTDVFITSDHGFSTISKQAIDNQGTKTNSYAATLTYAGVNQGFLPPGFVAIDLAHDLGLTLYDPDKNTVAPLDINNIQYAVVDPTQGQRPTAGNGVIGGTGKIVNGQLDTGTKVIVAANGGSDLIYLPNNDVNLAKQVVNFLSQKDYISGIFVNDAFGSIPGTLPLSAIGLKGDAKTPVPSIIINFKTFSTDPSNPNNPQAEVEIADTGLQQGQGMHGSFGRGDTFNNMEAIGPDFKTGYVDSAPVSNADVTTTLAHILGWNIPSNGDLKGRVITESLVGSPDSVAYTSGTLTSEPASNGQTTILNYQTVGNTPYFTAAGFSDRTVGLNPLDVEFGTTNSDDISLKSGQILFSGDGADFVESNGNNTIITGNGDDTVVTGSNSSVSTGSGNDQIAIGANGPASNTNADGGSGDDEITVVEANGSNNLFGGAGADSLTVVEGSRQSSFGGSGKDTLTSNGDKNRLYGGSGDDKLFSNVNDSLFGGDGDDVLFAGAGGGNRLTGGAGIDQFWIANGSLPTSKNIVADFTIGVDKIGLGGIGVTQFSALTLVQQGSDTLVKSGATELVSLLGITSTTLTASDFVFSA, encoded by the coding sequence ATGACTGATACAAATGGCAACGCTAAAAACGTCATTATTTTTGTTGCAGATGGATTGCGTCACGGTTCTGTCAATCCTGTTGATACCCCAACTTTATACAGCATCCGTCAGCAGGGAGTGAGTTTTACTAATAGTCATTCACTGTTTCCTACATTTACCACACCGAATGCTTCGGCGATCGCCACAGGACATTACCTGGGTGACACTGGTGATTTCAGTAACACTATTTATAGTGGCTTTCCTACTCCTAATGCTAATGGCAGCGTCACGCCATTTATTGAAAATAATGCTGTTCTGGGTGATATCGATGAAAAGTTTCCCGGTAACAACTTTTTGGATGAAGATTCTCTGCTATCTTATGCGCGATCGCAGGGTTTTAACACAGCCGCAATTGGTAAGTTAGGGCCAGTTGCTATCCAAGATGTCACCCAAGTTAACCGAGAAGGTGGGACTGCGGGGAATATTCCCATCCCCAAGACTGTCATTATTGATGATCGCACAGGTGCAGCACCTAATCCTGTAACAGGCTCCCCCCAAGCTGTACCACTTGACCCGGATATTATCGCTCGTTTACAGGCGGCTGGCTTACCAACAACCACCCCTAGTAGAGGCGCAAATGGTGTTTCTGGCAATAATACAACTCCAGGAACTACAGTTGCGAATGTTGACCAACAAAAGTTTTTTATCGATGCCACAACTAAAGCAGTTCTACCCGAATTTCAGGATGAGGGTCAACCATTCGCTCTAGTTTACTGGTCAAGAGACCCTGATGGTAGTCAACACAATCAAGGTGATAGCCTCAATAGCCTCACCCCAGGTATTAATGGGGACACTTCCAAAGCTGGTGTCAAGAATGCTGATGATAACTTAAAGCAACTTCTCGACTACCTCAAAAGTACAGGTTTAGACAAGACTACTGATGTTTTTATCACCTCTGACCACGGTTTTTCTACCATCAGTAAACAAGCGATTGATAACCAAGGTACAAAAACTAACAGTTATGCGGCTACGCTAACCTACGCTGGTGTCAATCAAGGATTTCTCCCACCGGGTTTTGTGGCCATTGATTTAGCTCATGATTTAGGTCTAACCTTATATGATCCTGATAAAAATACAGTCGCGCCTCTAGACATCAATAATATTCAGTATGCTGTTGTTGATCCCACACAAGGTCAACGTCCTACGGCTGGGAATGGTGTCATTGGTGGTACAGGCAAGATTGTTAATGGTCAGCTTGACACGGGTACGAAGGTGATTGTAGCTGCCAATGGCGGCTCTGATTTGATTTACCTGCCGAACAACGACGTTAACTTAGCTAAACAGGTAGTAAATTTCCTCTCGCAAAAAGATTACATTAGTGGGATTTTTGTCAACGATGCTTTTGGTTCCATTCCCGGAACTTTACCACTAAGCGCCATTGGTTTAAAAGGTGATGCGAAAACACCAGTACCATCGATTATTATCAATTTCAAAACCTTTAGCACAGACCCAAGTAACCCTAACAATCCCCAAGCTGAAGTAGAGATTGCTGATACAGGATTGCAACAAGGACAGGGTATGCACGGTAGCTTTGGTCGAGGCGATACTTTCAATAATATGGAAGCTATTGGCCCTGACTTCAAGACGGGTTATGTAGACTCTGCGCCTGTGAGTAATGCTGATGTCACGACCACACTAGCCCACATTTTAGGATGGAACATACCTAGCAATGGTGATTTAAAAGGCCGGGTGATTACAGAGTCACTGGTGGGAAGTCCTGACAGCGTTGCTTATACTTCTGGCACTTTGACCTCAGAACCAGCTAGCAACGGTCAAACCACTATTTTGAATTATCAGACTGTGGGCAATACTCCCTACTTTACAGCTGCGGGGTTTAGCGATCGCACTGTGGGATTAAACCCCTTAGATGTGGAGTTTGGTACTACTAATAGTGATGATATCTCTCTCAAATCAGGACAAATCCTCTTTTCTGGTGATGGTGCAGACTTTGTTGAGTCGAATGGCAACAACACAATCATTACAGGCAACGGTGATGATACTGTAGTTACAGGTAGCAACTCATCTGTATCCACTGGTAGTGGTAACGATCAAATTGCGATCGGTGCTAATGGTCCAGCCAGCAACACCAATGCTGATGGTGGTAGCGGTGATGATGAAATTACCGTCGTTGAAGCCAATGGTAGCAACAACCTGTTTGGTGGAGCCGGTGCTGACAGCTTGACTGTAGTCGAAGGTTCACGCCAATCATCCTTCGGTGGTTCTGGTAAAGACACCCTTACCAGCAACGGTGACAAGAATCGTCTCTATGGCGGTTCTGGAGATGACAAGTTGTTCTCCAACGTCAATGACTCCCTGTTTGGTGGTGATGGTGATGACGTGCTATTTGCTGGTGCTGGCGGTGGTAATCGCTTGACTGGTGGTGCAGGAATTGATCAATTCTGGATTGCTAATGGCAGTCTACCTACGAGCAAGAATATCGTGGCTGACTTCACTATTGGTGTTGACAAAATCGGATTGGGTGGAATTGGCGTAACTCAATTCAGTGCTTTAACTTTGGTGCAACAAGGTAGCGATACTTTAGTGAAGAGTGGCGCGACTGAGTTAGTTTCTCTGCTAGGAATTACTTCTACCACTTTGACAGCTAGCGATTTCGTCTTCTCTGCATAG
- a CDS encoding Uma2 family endonuclease gives MLNYNPLHCLPSSEELPDSEDIPVDNELQDLIPSLLKASLALVWSDRWDWLFGINLGIYYDPKKPAIVPDGLLSVDVNRFIDGDLRFSYVLWEEKKPPILVLEVASQKHLEEYTTKQESYAKELGVLYYVIYNPFRRKKSPLEVYRLENGEYILMSGNPVWLPEVGLGIGRERGIYQGIAREWLYWYDEQEQRILTPEERMIEAEQRAILEAQQRLEAEQEVQTLRERLKALGFEPETTV, from the coding sequence ATGTTAAACTACAACCCGTTACATTGTTTGCCATCTTCCGAAGAACTGCCTGACTCTGAGGATATACCTGTGGATAATGAACTACAAGATTTAATTCCTAGTTTACTTAAAGCTTCACTAGCTTTAGTTTGGTCAGACCGTTGGGATTGGTTGTTTGGTATTAACTTGGGTATATATTACGACCCAAAAAAACCAGCTATTGTCCCTGATGGATTGCTCAGTGTAGATGTTAATCGCTTTATTGATGGAGATTTGCGCTTCAGTTATGTTTTGTGGGAAGAAAAAAAACCGCCGATTTTAGTCTTAGAGGTAGCTTCGCAAAAACATCTGGAAGAATACACCACCAAACAAGAATCCTATGCCAAAGAATTAGGAGTTTTGTATTACGTTATATACAATCCTTTTCGTCGGAAAAAATCTCCTTTGGAGGTTTATCGATTAGAAAATGGCGAATATATCCTGATGTCAGGAAATCCCGTTTGGCTACCTGAAGTTGGTTTAGGAATTGGACGAGAACGGGGCATTTATCAAGGTATAGCAAGGGAGTGGTTATATTGGTATGACGAACAAGAACAAAGAATACTCACACCCGAAGAACGGATGATTGAGGCAGAACAACGAGCTATTTTAGAAGCACAGCAGCGTTTAGAAGCAGAACAAGAAGTCCAAACGCTAAGAGAAAGGTTGAAAGCTTTGGGTTTTGAGCCGGAAACGACGGTTTAA
- a CDS encoding group 1 truncated hemoglobin, with amino-acid sequence MNNLYQKLGGKSAVELAVDKFYERVLHDARIKHFFENVDMNKQREHQKAFLTYAFGGAPQYNGKTMRDAHKHLVEGMGLSGEHFDAVVENLLETLKELGVSDELIGEVAAVATAPQHKMDVLNAS; translated from the coding sequence ATGAACAACTTGTATCAAAAGCTAGGTGGAAAAAGTGCTGTCGAGCTTGCTGTTGATAAGTTCTATGAGCGAGTTTTGCATGATGCCCGGATCAAACATTTTTTTGAAAACGTGGACATGAATAAACAACGCGAACATCAAAAAGCATTTTTGACTTATGCTTTTGGTGGCGCTCCTCAATATAATGGCAAGACGATGAGAGATGCCCATAAACACTTGGTTGAGGGTATGGGGTTAAGTGGTGAACACTTTGATGCTGTCGTGGAAAATTTATTGGAAACTCTCAAAGAATTAGGAGTGTCCGATGAACTGATTGGAGAAGTAGCGGCTGTAGCTACTGCACCTCAGCATAAAATGGATGTATTGAATGCCAGTTAA